One window of Heptranchias perlo isolate sHepPer1 chromosome 15, sHepPer1.hap1, whole genome shotgun sequence genomic DNA carries:
- the gpr101 gene encoding probable G-protein coupled receptor 101, whose product MEGEFGNDLPARNYWDRLRRVFLCGWKGLDVPHYSEMSGLTLHSNVSNSTLWAGTWSPSAGDLLRIVLVSAILCTSLFGNTVVLMVFQRKPQLLHMANRFVFNLLLADLLQTVVVMPLVIVGSVPGIQPLDRGLCKALVVLMHLFAFAGVNTIVVVSIDRYLAIIHPLSYPTRMTPKRGNKLIVFTWLLGTAQSTPPLYGWGQVGFDGHSFCSLAWSSSPSYTLLTTLFTFWLPVCVMLGCYWMVFRAARRQNALVHPTHPNTQPRGSDMTNTSTSSSGLRARHRRFHYHCKAAKVVFVIMSSYVLSMGPYSILSTVTISRSKPLPPWLTTSALILFYCQCCIHPYIYGYMHRSVRREFLILLCGSCSKQLQPRNPALDSYFTVTDGRIFHSHFSVVASRVCPLKSWEGGTISALTPTALTRPQSPKGYRRETLSTSCSSENELHLLPSQPSDQGLK is encoded by the coding sequence ATGGAAGGAGAGTTTGGGAATGATCTGCCTGCCCGGAATTATTGGGACCGATTGAGGAGAGTGTTTCTCTGTGGGTGGAAGGGCCTGGACGTCCCTCATTACTCGGAGATGTCCGGGCTCACGCTCCACAGTAACGTCAGCAACTCAACGCTTTGGGCTGGGACTTGGAGCCCATCTGCCGGGGACCTGCTGAGGATAGTCCTGGTCTCAGCCATCCTTTGCACCTCTCTGTTTGGCAACACGGTGGTGCTGATGGTGTTCCAGCGGAAACCCCAGCTCCTGCACATGGCAAATCGGTTCGTCTTCAACCTGCTGCTGGCCGACTTGCTCCAGACTGTCGTGGTGATGCCATTGGTGATTGTGGGCAGCGTCCCTGGGATCCAGCCATTGGACAGGGGGCTCTGCAAGGCGCTGGTGGTCTTAATGCATCTCTTTGCATTCGCTGGTGTCAACACCATAGTGGTGGTCTCCATTGACAGATACCTGGCTATCATCCACCCCCTGTCCTATCCCACCCGAATGACTCCCAAGAGAGGCAACAAACTGATTGTTTTTACCTGGCTTCTTGGTACAGCCCAGAGCACTCCCCCTCTCTACGGCTGGGGCCAAGTGGGCTTTGATGGTCACAGCTTCTGCAGCTTGGCCTGGTCATCCAGTCCCTCCTACACCCTGCTAACCACGCTCTTCACCTTCTGGTTGCCCGTCTGCGTCATGCTGGGCTGCTACTGGATGGTGTTCAGGGCGGCTCGAAGGCAGAATGCTCTAGTTCACCCGACCCATCCTAACACCCAACCCAGGGGTTCCGACATGACCAACACTTCCACCTCCAGCTCAGGGCTCAGGGCCCGCCACCGGCGTTTTCATTACCACTGCAAAGCGGCCAAGGTGGTCTTTGTCATCATGTCCTCCTATGTCCTCAGCATGGGGCCCTACAGCATCCTAAGCACCGTGACCATCAGCAGGTCCAAGCCCCTGCCTCCCTGGCTCACCACCTCGGCTCTGATCCTCTTCTACTGCCAGTGCTGCATCCACCCTTACATCTACGGCTACATGCACAGGAGCGTCAGGAGGGAGTTCCTCATCTTACTCTGTGGCTCTTGTTCCAAGCAGCTGCAACCCAGAAACCCAGCGCTGGACAGTTATTTTACTGTGACAGACGGTAGGATTTTCCACTCGCATTTTTCTGTGGTAGCTTCTCGGGTCTGTCCCCTGAAATCTTGGGAAGGGGGGACCATCTCTGCATTAACCCCCACGGCGCTCACCAGACCACAGAGTCCCAAAGGCTATCGCAGGGAGACACTTTCGACCAGCTGCAGCTCAGAAAATGAGCTTCACCTCCTGCCCAGCCAACCGTCTGACCAGGGATTGAAATAA